Below is a window of Camelina sativa cultivar DH55 chromosome 11, Cs, whole genome shotgun sequence DNA.
TATCTTTTCAACAACAAAGGTGCCAACACGCAATTTATTGGCTTTCTCTCTCAGGCATTCCCATCAAAACACTTTGACGACCCTTTATTTAAAATCAACAATAGAACTTGATGGGAATCAACATAAGGCTTTATTTTTTACTCACAAACCTCAAGGACCATTGCAAACCAGCTATTTTGTTATGACCACATAAAGAAAATTGATGGTGAGACAACAAAGAAAAGCTTACTTGAGGTAACTTCTATTATTACAAAACTAGAAAAACTATTTCTTTTGGAAATTGAGTTTGCTCATGAAGAATGCGAAAAGAGAGGCTACGATAATGGGATAAGCGATGAGAACAAACGCTACTACAGCCAATGAGCCATGTTTGTAACCGAAGTAATCTTCCAAGAAAGCtgaaactcttttcttttctccaaatACTGTTATCTCTTTGTCGACATCTCCGTACTGCGAACTCAGTAATCCTTCCAACACCCATGATGTCGGGCTCAGGTAGTACATCCATATCCACCATTTTGGGATTTTCTGCGGGATacggttaaaaaaaaaagttgtgtttatGAGTCTGAAAACTTCATTTCAATCCATGGCACATatatttctttctcttgtttgaaTGATTACACTTATCCTTTCCAATGGCAATGTAGCAACTTTTGATTTTAGATAGACTTGACATAGCTATAAGCCTATTGGGTTATTGAGGCAATAAGTCTAGAAAGAACACAGGTTCTATGACATGTAAAAAAAGGCGTGAGAGAATAAGGGGGCTTACCTGTTTTGGCATGACGAAGCCAGCAAACAGATTTGCCATGGAGAAAAACGACGAGCGTAGAGTCAATGCCATGTGAATGTTTGGCGTCAAAGCAACCATAAGCATTCCATAGTAGTTGAAGACGAGTAACGAGCAGAAGATGCTGTAAAAGCTCCAAAACAGTTTGTAAACTGACATCTGGTAACCGATCGTAGGATATATGATTATTGTACATAGTAGAGACTGGAGTAGTGAGTATGGAATCTCAACTAGGACCTGCAAAATATAAGTATAATCTGGATTATTTAGTGGAAGCCTAACTGATCAGCTATAAGATCTATTTCTTAAAACTTGACAAAACCCAAGTTTTGATGGAAATATCTTAACCTGAGAAAATGAATACGCCCATGAGGAGTACATCCGCGCAAACCTTTCACGGTAGAAAACATTGCGTTCGGTTGCAATGAAGTTCATCACTGTCGCACAGTTGTTTATTCCCGAAAAGATCACTAGAGTGTACATTGAGCCAAATATGCTGAAGAGATCTTGCTGATTTTTTCTGCAAATTAAGGGAAACtcatattaataaacatatagtCCTCTTGATCTGTGAAATATTGGTGGTATTGATGGAGACTTACAACCATATAATAGAACGAAGGTTCTGTAgatttattgaaaaaataatgtttttggaAGCTAATCCGTGAGATTTAGTTAATAAAAGGTTTTTTGGAAGCTGAACTATTTGGTACGGGTGTAATATTATGCTATGTGCTTCATCCATCCAAATGGGTAGCGGAAACTTACATGTCTTTAGCTTTTTGCCAGAAGAGAGAGGCACATAGCGTAGAGTTGAGCAAAATGAAGACTATGCGAGTGAGATTATGTGAAGGGTTTCTCCAATACGAGCAATGCTGTTTCCAAAGGCAAGCCTTTAGTTGTCCCCACCCTGTTTGTGAAAATCGTGACGGAAAGCTCAAAGCTCCTGATCCCGGAGATGCAGAACTCAGTTGATCAACCACCATTTTGTTCTgcctgcaaaaaaaaaggaccGAACAACCAGCACTGAGACGATAGTTTTAACTCCCAAATGTAACATTATGAAGATTGCTGCACAAAGACTCACTTGTACAGAGTTGAATCCTTGTACGCTTGTGCAAAATCCATTCCAAGTTTGTCCTCTGTAGATTTACCAGTAATATCTAACATCCAAGTGGCTGGATTATAGTTCTTTTGGATCTTTGGAAGTCCAGGTATGTTCTGtcaatttttagttttcgaAGAGTTATCTTGTGAAATCAGTAGTATTCAAAAACCTTTTGTCTTTATGAATATAAAACAAGAAACCCAGCTGAGATGAAAATAGTCTATTATTGTAGAGAAACTGACCTCGAAATATTCGATCACTTTACTTGAATGTTGTCCCAGAGGACCATAGTAGATAAGCTGACCCCCATTTTTCATCAAGATCAGCTGCAATCAACGGACTTAGAAGCCTATGGGTGTCAAAGTTTAGATTATGTGgtaaaataattgatttcatCCGTTTTACCTCATCAAATGTCTCAAAGATATCTATGCTCGGCTGATGGATCGTGCAAACAACCGTTCTCCCAGTCTCAGCAATATTTTTCACAGCTCTCATAACAATAGCAGCGGCTCTTGCATCAAGCCCTGTGGTAGGTTCATCCATAAATATGATGGAAGGGTTAGCAACAAGCTCCACAGCTATAGTCAGCCTTTTGCGTTGTTCTGTAGATAAACCACTAATTCCAGGAAGTCCCACCATGGAATCTTTAATATCATCAAGCTCAACTGTCTCAAGGACTTCATTGACGAGTTCCTGAGGCCAGATTCAGAATATAGTCAGAATAAATTTCTGTCATTTTCTTGTTGAGAGTCTGATTACTTACGTTCTTGGtctttgaatcaatgttatGAGGGAGTCGAAGCCAAGCAGAATATTTCAAAGACTCTTCCACCGTTATATTAGGAGAGTGAAGATCAAACTGTTCACAGTAACCTGATACTCGTGCAAATGTTTCTTGAACCTTGGGATATCCGCTTACTTGAATCTCGCCTTTGATGATACCACGGGTTTTCCTTCCAGAAAGTACATCAAGAAGAGTCGTTTTCCCTGCTCCACTGACACCCATCAAAGATGTGAGAACTCCGGGCTTCAATGCACCTGTAACATCAGAGAGAAGTTGCCGCGTCTTTCCCTAAAAAGAACGCGCGTCACATGTAAAGTTGTGCTCTGTTTGCATCTCAAAACAATCATACTGAAATTAAACGATATTAACCTGAGGAGTTTCAATATAATAATGCACATTTTGAAATGTGACAGTGAGGGGCGTGAAAGGCAAGATAACTTTTCCTGTAAAATTAGACCAAAAGATGTGAAAAGATATCTAGTCATAAGGGATGGCAGACACCTGACCTGTTTGGAATATAAAAACATGGAATAGATTATAAAAGTAGAGGTACCTGTTTTAGCTCGGGAAGTAACTTCAGGGCAGGGTTTAGATTCTTCTTTTGAGCGCTGAGAGTTCTTCTCATGAGAGACAATAGCACGGGATCTTTGTGGATCTTAACTTACAAAGAAAATCTTGTCAATATTTAGTTGGAGAACACTTCATGAATTCATATCATTTGTGGTGAACTTACTATTCCGATATGTCAGGGCCAACAAATAGAGGGCATTGAAGAACAATACGAACCCGACTAAAGCACCAAAAGCTGTCCAGTAAGGATGCCTACCAAAATTCAATCCACGGACATCTAACACTTGTTCTCCCACCGTAGTGTTTCCAGAGATtaactataacaaaatataaagcGGATAAGCAACCTAGAGTTCCTAGACTTGTGTGAAAGTCTTCTGAGAACTATTACCTTTCTCCAACGTGGAGAGAAAAATTCATTTGTGGTTAGACCAATCTCAGCATATGATAAGGGAGATAGCCAGAATCCCCATCCCAGCCAAGCAGGCATGGACGCTGAAAGATGAGAGAGATATAATTTTTCAGAACTATAGAAGCATAACTtcattaaaagagaaaaaagttacCGGAAACTTACATCTTGGAATAACAAAGCCTCCAAATAAGGCGAGAACCAATACCGAAGTAGCTCCAGTTAATGTTGAGGCAACAAAAGTGCGAAAGATTGCTGCTATAGCGCGAAACATTGATACACATGAAAGGTGGAATGTAAATAAGATAAGGAAGTGCCGGAAGAACCTGAAGGAAAGCAACACTTAACGTTAGAACTAGTTTACTCAACTGAatctggaattttttttttttttttgggcaaacttGAATCTGGAATTATCATTGCAGATATCTGTAAAAAGTTGTTCACCTTCCGACTTCGGGGGTGTAACCAATGACATAGTATGTCAGTAACGTCCAAAGGAATGAATCAAGAACTGATAGAGGTATCTTTAAGATAATTGAAGGAATTGCATATGCCCAAGCAGGATGGAAGTATAAATCTTTCTGTTTGCTGAACACTCCCATTCTAGAGATTGTCAAAGTGAGTTCTGGAAGCCCATCGGCAAGAAGTCTAAAGAGAGCAGTGAACATAGAACCCATAAGATAATTCCCATGACGAGCATCCCTCGTAGCTCCAACTTGTATAAAAACAGTCATTGTGACTAACGCATTGAAAACTAACTGCATAAAGAAACAGGTTAGAAGGAAATGGTAGATAATAAGGAATCATTGGCAAAGTAGAGGAACGTACCAGTCCAGATTTGAACAAGTAAATGAAAGAATTCCTTTTCATCAGAAGATATTCTCTCCTCGAGCAAGCTTTAAGCATCTCCCATTTACCCAGTGAGTATTTTCTAAAACATAGACCATCCTTGCGAGTCTGAGTTTTGTCAAACGGCTTTGACAGTTCTTCCTTTAGCATCAACCCAAGATTTGATTCTTCAAACTTCTTAATGAAtgaatcaacatatatataactgtAGGGCTTGCTTGTGTGGCACCAATATTGTTCTTGATCTTTTCTAGACATAACCTGTAGCAGAAGCATGTGAAGGATAAAGTTTTCCATCaaatagattaaaaataatGACCAATTTTACTCTTATACCTCTTGAAGGAAGTCAGCAACGCCTTTTCTCTCTGGACACTTAAATCCACAACCTTCAAAGAATCTGCAGATATCAGCTCGTGGAGCATGGTAAATTATCTTTCCTTCCCCCATAAGAATCACATCATCAAAAAGCTCAAACGTTTCTGGTGCAGGCTGAAGAAGTGAAATTAGTATGGTGGCTTCAGCTATATGCGCCAATTGTTGGAGACATGACACTATCTGCAACGTAGTTGAGCTGTCCAAACCATTCGATATTTCATCCATGAACAGAGTAGTGGCTGGACCCACAACTATTTCCCCTGCAGTAGTCgacatataaatctataatAGCTCTCATCAAACAACTGTGATTGGTTGTAAGAAAGTGCAAGTACCTGTTGTCAACCTCCTCTTTTGGCCACCAGATATTCCAGGTCGCGTGGCATCTCCAGCTCGTGTATCTGCACAGATATCGAGTCCCAGGATCTGAAATATGGATTCATGAAACTGAATAAAATGGAGCATATAAATGGTCAGAAGATTAGAAGCAACCCTGAAAGTAGCATACCTTTAGGATGTAGTCAGTTTGCAAATTGTTTTTCAAACCTTCAACAGATATTGCCTGTAACAGCAAAGGTAAACGACAAATTGAGATTGCTTATGTCTTAATAGTGTTACAAGAAGAATATCGACCTTTGGCTACCTTCATGTAAGCATCTATAACAGGATCTGGAACGATTTCTTGGAGTTTCTCCCTTCTACTGATTTCTTTCATAATTTCTGTTGAAGAAACCATAGCTTGCTAATGTGAACCAAGTTCAATAGATCAAAACATCATTCATTCcgaataaatatgaaaaatctGGTCCTCACCCATACGGCTCCCTACACCCTGACAACACGTTGCGAAGTCGAGCGTCTCTCTCACAGTCAGCTCTGGAATATGCAGATCATTTTGACTTATATAACTTGACGTTTTTTCTGGAATAAACTCTGAAAGTAAGCAACCATTGTAACTTACTTCTCCTCCAACCTGTAAAGTGAAGACAACCCTTGTGATCTCTAATATCTTATATGATGTTCGTTCAACAGGTTTATGTATTTTTAGTTCTCTTGTCAAACCTTTACAGAAAGGGAAAGTCTTCCAGAAAGTGCCTGTAGCAGAGTGGTTTTACCACAACCAGGAGGACCGAGCAACAACGTCATTCTGCAAGAAGACAAATACATATTCTGAACTCAGTAATAATAATGGCAAGAAAATAATTACTAAACAAGATAGCCAATCACGCCTCATTTATTCTGCCATGCAACTTAAGGGAGTAGTGTTTAGCCTATCGAATACTTTACCTTCCAGGCCTTATGATTCCGCTCACTCCTTTCAAGATGTCTATcttggtttctttctttgaacAAATGAACTCCTGTAACAACCATCAGGTTTTTAATTAAGCATACACAGCCAAAAGGACAGAGATAAAAGAAcatggaaagaagaaaaacgcTCCATATCAAGCAGATTGATAGCACTTACAGATAGTAACCCCTTGACCGTATTCCAAAGAGTTGGGATAGGCTTTCCATGAATTACTTCGCATTTCGCTTCAACAGAAAGGTCCTTGAACTTCACTTCCACCGTCGGTAACTCTAGACCAACTCTACAATACCATGCGTTACACCGAATTAAAAGGTTGCTAAAACATACAAATCGAAATCATCGACGGcatgaaacataaaaaaaaaactatactcaGGAACCAAAACAGAGATTATAACATGGAATTTTTCGAGGCTTTTGCAGTGGCTTACTTGTCGATTCTCGTCCTTATTTTCCTGAGTAGATGGAGGTTATCAGCCTCAGTTTGTTTGACGAGCTTTTCAATCAACAAGTGTCTCTCAGCAGCCTCAAGTTTAGTAATATCAATGACTCTCCCTTTCTCTGACGCTTCATCTCTTGTGTCTAACAAAGCAGTAGTAACCCTTTTAACAGTTGGTAATCTCTCAACTGTTGCCCACTGCGACCGAAGCTCAACTTGGAAAGACTTTTCCTTGTTGTCATCTTCACCTGTTTGAGCCattgtcacacacaaaaaagaacCCCTTAACAACAAAGAGAAGCAAAACTTCACATGAAGAAGCTACTGAAGTCagagtattatatatatactaacacTTTAACAACACTTACGCATACATTAAAATCACGCGAGCTGCACGTGTGAATACGTGATCACCTCCGTAGAATCCGGTCTTGTACAGAGAAATAAAGAATGAATAAAGTAATCAAGAATGTGATTAAGAGTTGAAAAATCTGGTGATTAAAATAAGTGAACAGAATCAAAAGACGAGATCTTTTCAGACAATAGTCAACTCAACTAAACAATGTCGGAACTGATTCCAACAATGTGCCAACGGATTCAT
It encodes the following:
- the LOC104723633 gene encoding ABC transporter G family member 41 isoform X2, whose amino-acid sequence is MREDDNKEKSFQVELRSQWATVERLPTVKRVTTALLDTRDEASEKGRVIDITKLEAAERHLLIEKLVKQTEADNLHLLRKIRTRIDKVGLELPTVEVKFKDLSVEAKCEVIHGKPIPTLWNTVKGLLSEFICSKKETKIDILKGVSGIIRPGRMTLLLGPPGCGKTTLLQALSGRLSLSVKVGGEVSYNGCLLSEFIPEKTSSYISQNDLHIPELTVRETLDFATCCQGVGSRMEIMKEISRREKLQEIVPDPVIDAYMKAISVEGLKNNLQTDYILKILGLDICADTRAGDATRPGISGGQKRRLTTGEIVVGPATTLFMDEISNGLDSSTTLQIVSCLQQLAHIAEATILISLLQPAPETFELFDDVILMGEGKIIYHAPRADICRFFEGCGFKCPERKGVADFLQEVMSRKDQEQYWCHTSKPYSYIYVDSFIKKFEESNLGLMLKEELSKPFDKTQTRKDGLCFRKYSLGKWEMLKACSRREYLLMKRNSFIYLFKSGLLVFNALVTMTVFIQVGATRDARHGNYLMGSMFTALFRLLADGLPELTLTISRMGVFSKQKDLYFHPAWAYAIPSIILKIPLSVLDSFLWTLLTYYVIGYTPEVGRFFRHFLILFTFHLSCVSMFRAIAAIFRTFVASTLTGATSVLVLALFGGFVIPRSSMPAWLGWGFWLSPLSYAEIGLTTNEFFSPRWRKLISGNTTVGEQVLDVRGLNFGRHPYWTAFGALVGFVLFFNALYLLALTYRNNPQRSRAIVSHEKNSQRSKEESKPCPEVTSRAKTGKVILPFTPLTVTFQNVHYYIETPQGKTRQLLSDVTGALKPGVLTSLMGVSGAGKTTLLDVLSGRKTRGIIKGEIQVSGYPKVQETFARVSGYCEQFDLHSPNITVEESLKYSAWLRLPHNIDSKTKNELVNEVLETVELDDIKDSMVGLPGISGLSTEQRKRLTIAVELVANPSIIFMDEPTTGLDARAAAIVMRAVKNIAETGRTVVCTIHQPSIDIFETFDELILMKNGGQLIYYGPLGQHSSKVIEYFENIPGLPKIQKNYNPATWMLDITGKSTEDKLGMDFAQAYKDSTLYKQNKMVVDQLSSASPGSGALSFPSRFSQTGWGQLKACLWKQHCSYWRNPSHNLTRIVFILLNSTLCASLFWQKAKDIKNQQDLFSIFGSMYTLVIFSGINNCATVMNFIATERNVFYRERFARMYSSWAYSFSQVLVEIPYSLLQSLLCTIIIYPTIGYQMSVYKLFWSFYSIFCSLLVFNYYGMLMVALTPNIHMALTLRSSFFSMANLFAGFVMPKQKIPKWWIWMYYLSPTSWVLEGLLSSQYGDVDKEITVFGEKKRVSAFLEDYFGYKHGSLAVVAFVLIAYPIIVASLFAFFMSKLNFQKK
- the LOC104723633 gene encoding ABC transporter G family member 41 isoform X1, which codes for MAQTGEDDNKEKSFQVELRSQWATVERLPTVKRVTTALLDTRDEASEKGRVIDITKLEAAERHLLIEKLVKQTEADNLHLLRKIRTRIDKVGLELPTVEVKFKDLSVEAKCEVIHGKPIPTLWNTVKGLLSEFICSKKETKIDILKGVSGIIRPGRMTLLLGPPGCGKTTLLQALSGRLSLSVKVGGEVSYNGCLLSEFIPEKTSSYISQNDLHIPELTVRETLDFATCCQGVGSRMEIMKEISRREKLQEIVPDPVIDAYMKAISVEGLKNNLQTDYILKILGLDICADTRAGDATRPGISGGQKRRLTTGEIVVGPATTLFMDEISNGLDSSTTLQIVSCLQQLAHIAEATILISLLQPAPETFELFDDVILMGEGKIIYHAPRADICRFFEGCGFKCPERKGVADFLQEVMSRKDQEQYWCHTSKPYSYIYVDSFIKKFEESNLGLMLKEELSKPFDKTQTRKDGLCFRKYSLGKWEMLKACSRREYLLMKRNSFIYLFKSGLLVFNALVTMTVFIQVGATRDARHGNYLMGSMFTALFRLLADGLPELTLTISRMGVFSKQKDLYFHPAWAYAIPSIILKIPLSVLDSFLWTLLTYYVIGYTPEVGRFFRHFLILFTFHLSCVSMFRAIAAIFRTFVASTLTGATSVLVLALFGGFVIPRSSMPAWLGWGFWLSPLSYAEIGLTTNEFFSPRWRKLISGNTTVGEQVLDVRGLNFGRHPYWTAFGALVGFVLFFNALYLLALTYRNNPQRSRAIVSHEKNSQRSKEESKPCPEVTSRAKTGKVILPFTPLTVTFQNVHYYIETPQGKTRQLLSDVTGALKPGVLTSLMGVSGAGKTTLLDVLSGRKTRGIIKGEIQVSGYPKVQETFARVSGYCEQFDLHSPNITVEESLKYSAWLRLPHNIDSKTKNELVNEVLETVELDDIKDSMVGLPGISGLSTEQRKRLTIAVELVANPSIIFMDEPTTGLDARAAAIVMRAVKNIAETGRTVVCTIHQPSIDIFETFDELILMKNGGQLIYYGPLGQHSSKVIEYFENIPGLPKIQKNYNPATWMLDITGKSTEDKLGMDFAQAYKDSTLYKQNKMVVDQLSSASPGSGALSFPSRFSQTGWGQLKACLWKQHCSYWRNPSHNLTRIVFILLNSTLCASLFWQKAKDIKNQQDLFSIFGSMYTLVIFSGINNCATVMNFIATERNVFYRERFARMYSSWAYSFSQVLVEIPYSLLQSLLCTIIIYPTIGYQMSVYKLFWSFYSIFCSLLVFNYYGMLMVALTPNIHMALTLRSSFFSMANLFAGFVMPKQKIPKWWIWMYYLSPTSWVLEGLLSSQYGDVDKEITVFGEKKRVSAFLEDYFGYKHGSLAVVAFVLIAYPIIVASLFAFFMSKLNFQKK
- the LOC104723633 gene encoding ABC transporter G family member 41 isoform X3, which codes for MAQTGEDDNKEKSFQVELRSQWATVERLPTVKRVTTALLDTRDEASEKGRVIDITKLEAAERHLLIEKLVKQTEADNLHLLRKIRTRIDKVGLELPTVEVKFKDLSVEAKCEVIHGKPIPTLWNTVKGLLSEFICSKKETKIDILKGVSGIIRPGRMTLLLGPPGCGKTTLLQALSGRLSLSVKVGGEVSYNGCLLSEFIPEKTSSYISQNDLHIPELTVRETLDFATCCQGVGSRMEIMKEISRREKLQEIVPDPVIDAYMKAISVEGLKNNLQTDYILKILGLDICADTRAGDATRPGISGGQKRRLTTGEIVVGPATTLFMDEISNGLDSSTTLQIVSCLQQLAHIAEATILISLLQPAPETFELFDDVILMGEGKIIYHAPRADICRFFEGCGFKCPERKGVADFLQEVMSRKDQEQYWCHTSKPYSYIYVDSFIKKFEESNLGLMLKEELSKPFDKTQTRKDGLCFRKYSLGKWEMLKACSRREYLLMKRNSFIYLFKSGLLVFNALVTMTVFIQVGATRDARHGNYLMGSMFTALFRLLADGLPELTLTISRMGVFSKQKDLYFHPAWAYAIPSIILKIPLSVLDSFLWTLLTYYVIGYTPEVGRFFRHFLILFTFHLSCVSMFRAIAAIFRTFVASTLTGATSVLVLALFGGFVIPRSSMPAWLGWGFWLSPLSYAEIGLTTNEFFSPRWRKLISGNTTVGEQVLDVRGLNFGRHPYWTAFGALVGFVLFFNALYLLALTYRNNPQRSRAIVSHEKNSQRSKEESKPCPEVTSRAKTGKVILPFTPLTVTFQNVHYYIETPQGKTRQLLSDVTGALKPGVLTSLMGVSGAGKTTLLDVLSGRKTRGIIKGEIQVSGYPKVQETFARVSGYCEQFDLHSPNITVEESLKYSAWLRLPHNIDSKTKNELVNEVLETVELDDIKDSMVGLPGISGLSTEQRKRLTIAVELVANPSIIFMDEPTTGLDARAAAIVMRAVKNIAETGRTVVCTIHQPSIDIFETFDELILMKNGGQLIYYGPLGQHSSKVIEYFENIPGLPKIQKNYNPATWMLDITGKSTEDKLGMDFAQAYKDSTLYKQNKMVVDQLSSASPGSGALSFPSRFSQTGWGQLKACLWKQHCSYWRNPSHNLTRIVFILLNSTLCASLFWQKAKDM